A part of Terriglobus roseus genomic DNA contains:
- a CDS encoding CehA/McbA family metallohydrolase yields MILGSAFASSRFCNALEPTIGQVVAQPYFAAANRSIQSLARLGSPIRSADAEQIAVLTQQNDPQAVSKAEEILSRYTLAKLSLGPNGAPQIAIGEAPRQLVEQGWRVFLVRVENPSGQKGSLVFTSGTRTIGNLEIVSKGAAQRTALADALYKGPMIEEMWLATELYEPTPILSGGVAVATIPLPEIPIEYHIVQLFSRDHGPRTTSFFLNVLMGSNDHAFHPAHRQFDFECLPSHEIPLRILDTNGNGCVASLTIKDKLNRVYPPKAMRLAPDLFFQEQVYRADGETVRLTEGEYLVKSERGPEYLCGTKAVQIRGAASVIDVKLERWIDPSKWGFYSGDTHIHAAGCSHYERPTEGVGPETLIRHIRGEALTIGDALNWGPSWYYQKQFFSGNAESPVAALEHPELQKAYGVTLQPQTTREDVESIIRYDVEVSQFPSSHAGHLVLLQLKEQDYPGAQLIEDWPSWNLPILKWVKAQGAYGGYAHCGLGMVVDSTDLPNYEIPPMDGIGTQEAIIDVTHGCVDFLSGCDSLPVAELNAWYHMLNCGFRMAMVGETDFPCMSDGRVGAGRSYVKLGTRPNGNSGYTAWIEGLFKPHQYCGDGRSHVLECKVNGQPLSDSDLVLESGETINVEVLIAARLEPELTPETKARRANESGYDIERARIGNTRQVPLELIVNGLPAAIINIVADGVPRAVALKAKISRSSWWALRVLPSLHTHPSFVRVNNKPVRASKKSAEWCRACVDKVWEVKSPFMRESEHPAAATAFEHARKTYEQIASECEVV; encoded by the coding sequence GTGATTCTAGGTAGCGCCTTCGCCAGCAGCCGTTTCTGTAACGCCCTTGAACCTACAATTGGGCAAGTAGTCGCTCAACCCTATTTCGCGGCGGCGAATCGGTCGATCCAATCTCTGGCGCGTCTCGGTTCTCCCATACGTTCCGCTGATGCAGAACAAATCGCCGTTCTGACGCAACAAAATGATCCTCAGGCAGTAAGCAAAGCAGAAGAGATACTCAGCCGCTACACATTGGCGAAACTCTCTCTCGGGCCCAATGGCGCTCCTCAAATTGCTATCGGTGAGGCTCCAAGACAACTTGTCGAACAAGGATGGCGTGTGTTCCTTGTGCGCGTTGAAAATCCATCTGGCCAAAAGGGATCGCTCGTCTTTACAAGTGGAACTCGGACGATTGGCAATCTGGAAATTGTCAGCAAAGGAGCTGCGCAACGTACTGCGCTAGCGGATGCCCTGTACAAGGGACCGATGATCGAGGAGATGTGGCTCGCAACGGAGTTGTACGAACCTACCCCCATCCTCAGTGGAGGTGTAGCAGTTGCGACAATACCTCTTCCTGAGATTCCGATTGAGTATCACATTGTGCAGCTATTCAGCCGCGATCATGGACCACGTACTACCAGCTTCTTTCTAAACGTTCTGATGGGATCAAATGATCACGCCTTCCATCCCGCGCACCGACAGTTTGATTTCGAGTGCCTTCCATCTCACGAAATACCTTTACGAATTCTCGATACCAACGGGAACGGCTGTGTTGCTTCGCTAACCATCAAAGACAAACTCAATCGTGTCTATCCGCCAAAGGCGATGCGCCTTGCTCCTGATCTATTCTTTCAAGAGCAGGTATACCGAGCCGACGGTGAAACAGTGCGCTTGACCGAGGGAGAATACCTGGTTAAGAGTGAGCGCGGCCCAGAATATCTTTGCGGCACTAAAGCGGTGCAGATACGTGGAGCTGCCTCTGTCATTGATGTGAAGCTAGAGAGATGGATTGACCCTTCGAAGTGGGGGTTCTACTCCGGGGATACACATATTCATGCCGCAGGATGCTCTCACTACGAAAGGCCCACAGAAGGTGTCGGGCCTGAAACATTGATTCGACACATCCGCGGTGAAGCTCTGACAATTGGAGATGCTCTCAACTGGGGCCCAAGTTGGTACTACCAGAAGCAATTCTTTTCAGGCAATGCCGAGAGCCCCGTTGCAGCACTCGAACATCCTGAGTTGCAGAAAGCCTATGGCGTTACTCTTCAACCACAGACCACACGCGAAGATGTAGAAAGCATCATTCGTTATGACGTCGAGGTCTCCCAGTTCCCGTCCAGTCATGCAGGTCACTTAGTTCTATTGCAGCTGAAAGAACAGGACTATCCTGGAGCGCAACTTATCGAAGATTGGCCATCGTGGAATCTGCCAATTCTTAAGTGGGTAAAAGCACAAGGTGCCTACGGGGGCTACGCGCATTGTGGCCTTGGAATGGTGGTTGATTCCACTGACCTTCCGAACTATGAAATCCCTCCCATGGACGGCATCGGCACACAGGAAGCAATCATCGATGTCACGCACGGATGCGTTGACTTTCTCTCCGGATGTGACAGCCTTCCAGTTGCAGAATTAAATGCTTGGTATCACATGCTCAATTGCGGATTTCGTATGGCCATGGTTGGCGAAACGGACTTCCCCTGCATGAGCGATGGACGCGTGGGAGCAGGCCGCAGCTATGTGAAGCTTGGAACTCGTCCCAACGGCAATTCTGGATATACGGCTTGGATAGAAGGCCTCTTTAAGCCGCATCAATATTGCGGCGATGGCCGTAGTCATGTTCTTGAGTGCAAGGTAAACGGCCAGCCTCTTTCGGATTCCGACTTAGTCCTTGAATCCGGCGAGACTATCAATGTCGAAGTACTAATAGCCGCACGTCTGGAACCCGAACTTACGCCGGAGACCAAGGCACGCCGAGCAAACGAATCGGGCTACGACATCGAACGCGCACGGATTGGTAATACACGGCAAGTGCCTCTCGAACTGATCGTGAACGGATTGCCCGCAGCGATTATCAACATCGTGGCGGATGGAGTACCACGCGCTGTGGCTCTGAAGGCTAAGATTTCACGCAGTTCCTGGTGGGCTCTTCGCGTTTTGCCGTCCCTGCACACCCATCCATCCTTCGTGCGTGTTAATAACAAGCCCGTCCGAGCTTCGAAGAAAAGCGCAGAATGGTGCCGCGCATGCGTCGATAAAGTATGGGAAGTGAAATCGCCATTCATGCGGGAGAGCGAGCATCCGGCCGCTGCTACAGCATTTGAGCATGCACGCAAGACCTACGAACAGATCGCATCGGAGTGCGAGGTCGTATGA
- a CDS encoding DUF4157 domain-containing protein: MTMKHANAAGKQSKSFAMRRQGNDTLHAASLPKPIKQFASHGAVSLSSVRSVRSVNGTSGKDAPIVTARPSPRMDTPRNEQLEAQADRMASHVARRETGVRLSSPKVQGQKREIGAKESATKYEQLRDQSSGGGEPLDTVTQSVMERRFERGLSHIRIHRDGKSAHKAEKQSMRAYTLGSDIVFAPGRYNPAAVDGQELLAHEISHAIQQQGGEGGRKSREDRPMLSATQKHVQAKVEIRQVGRGEASAFGRRQELLDRMNRLSTGMQYALTGPQITYTVLDASHLTAFDQQMRGFIDRADTVPLRLVTSAALTQQGSPTFKALNVDSFDLGYLDLDDMRASDDNSFQMNLVHLLRERFATSRYDHRIGTFTPADDPEFQRAHAAGVEAESQLLRDKVGDPTIHFVFEEDRSDNLMVFGYRSREGYSIFHVLRSTGGGVMAGHVFVQTKDNRRLSLDDFIAERNRTAAAHAAASSSTTVPTAAAH; this comes from the coding sequence ATGACCATGAAACATGCCAATGCGGCTGGTAAACAGAGCAAAAGCTTTGCGATGCGTCGTCAAGGCAATGACACCCTCCATGCTGCATCGCTTCCAAAACCTATTAAACAGTTTGCTTCTCATGGAGCGGTGTCATTATCGTCAGTCCGTTCTGTTCGTTCAGTAAACGGGACTAGCGGAAAAGATGCGCCTATAGTGACTGCCCGTCCTTCTCCACGAATGGATACCCCGCGCAACGAGCAGTTGGAGGCACAGGCAGATCGAATGGCTAGTCATGTGGCTAGACGAGAAACCGGCGTGCGCTTGTCATCACCAAAGGTACAGGGGCAAAAACGAGAGATAGGCGCGAAGGAATCCGCCACAAAGTATGAACAACTAAGAGATCAATCGAGTGGAGGTGGTGAGCCGCTCGACACGGTTACCCAGTCCGTAATGGAGCGGCGGTTTGAGCGTGGGCTTTCGCACATTCGAATTCATCGAGACGGGAAGAGCGCCCACAAAGCCGAGAAACAATCCATGAGGGCTTATACATTGGGTAGCGACATCGTCTTTGCACCAGGACGTTATAACCCCGCAGCGGTTGATGGGCAGGAGTTGCTGGCGCATGAGATCTCTCATGCGATCCAGCAACAGGGTGGCGAAGGCGGTAGAAAGTCCCGAGAAGATCGGCCCATGCTTTCTGCCACGCAAAAACATGTGCAGGCGAAGGTGGAGATCCGTCAGGTGGGACGCGGCGAAGCATCGGCATTCGGTCGCAGGCAGGAATTGCTTGATCGCATGAACCGCCTTTCTACGGGAATGCAATATGCATTGACCGGACCGCAGATTACATACACAGTATTGGATGCATCGCACCTAACGGCATTTGACCAGCAAATGCGCGGCTTTATCGATCGGGCAGATACTGTACCTCTGCGTTTGGTTACATCAGCGGCACTTACGCAGCAAGGTAGTCCCACGTTTAAGGCTCTCAATGTTGATAGTTTTGACCTTGGCTATTTGGATCTAGATGATATGCGCGCCTCCGATGACAACAGCTTCCAGATGAATCTTGTTCATCTTCTACGGGAGAGATTCGCCACGTCTCGTTATGATCACCGAATCGGCACCTTCACTCCTGCGGATGATCCAGAGTTCCAACGGGCCCACGCCGCAGGTGTTGAGGCGGAATCACAACTGCTGCGAGATAAGGTTGGCGATCCAACCATTCATTTTGTCTTTGAAGAAGATCGCAGTGATAATCTCATGGTCTTCGGATATCGAAGCAGAGAGGGCTATAGCATCTTCCATGTTCTTCGCTCGACTGGAGGCGGCGTGATGGCTGGTCACGTGTTTGTGCAGACGAAGGATAACCGCAGACTTAGCCTAGATGACTTCATAGCAGAGAGGAATCGTACCGCGGCTGCACATGCTGCGGCGTCTTCATCAACAACTGTTCCGACGGCAGCGGCGCACTAA
- a CDS encoding DUF6734 family protein, producing MQAVFSFWSKPFTAYKGRIWATPFHHLLSWGLSVRLAKQHFDKVLLITDKPGKALLVDRLGLAFDEVSEDLQQFQNVDPGWWAFGKLVAYSMQTQPFCHIDNDVFLWKPLPAALLSAPVFTQCPEYFHTAWEWSGPAYVEQAFQDQALELPVEWTWARSLHSDRFSEDNCGIMGGTDIQFLQYFSRLAMDLVTNPTSMPAWDRFPEKEGFNMIVEQFLLNACVRYHRAHPQSPFSRVKMEYLFPSFEQAYEEDRAARVGFTHLLGDAKSHPAIMKRLEERMRWESPDFYRHCTRLHSSGYATA from the coding sequence ATGCAAGCAGTATTTTCGTTTTGGAGTAAACCGTTCACTGCATACAAGGGCCGAATATGGGCAACCCCATTCCACCATCTGCTGTCGTGGGGATTGTCGGTGCGACTGGCGAAGCAGCATTTTGACAAAGTTCTGTTGATTACAGACAAGCCAGGCAAAGCATTGTTAGTGGACCGTCTCGGGCTTGCTTTTGATGAGGTCAGCGAAGATTTGCAGCAGTTCCAAAATGTAGACCCAGGTTGGTGGGCATTCGGGAAACTGGTTGCCTACAGCATGCAGACACAACCCTTCTGCCACATCGACAACGATGTGTTTCTTTGGAAGCCGCTGCCGGCTGCATTGCTTTCAGCTCCAGTATTCACGCAGTGTCCGGAATACTTTCATACTGCTTGGGAGTGGTCTGGCCCCGCCTATGTTGAGCAGGCATTTCAGGATCAAGCATTGGAATTGCCTGTTGAGTGGACGTGGGCGCGCTCCCTACACTCAGACCGATTCAGCGAGGACAATTGCGGAATTATGGGAGGAACAGATATCCAATTTCTCCAGTACTTCTCAAGGCTTGCCATGGATCTGGTCACGAATCCCACAAGCATGCCTGCGTGGGATCGCTTTCCTGAAAAGGAAGGCTTCAACATGATTGTGGAGCAATTTCTTCTGAATGCATGTGTTCGCTACCATCGTGCTCATCCGCAATCGCCTTTTTCACGCGTAAAGATGGAATACCTTTTCCCATCGTTTGAGCAGGCTTATGAAGAAGACCGTGCAGCGCGAGTTGGTTTTACTCATCTGCTGGGCGATGCAAAATCGCATCCGGCGATCATGAAGCGATTGGAAGAGCGGATGCGATGGGAGTCACCTGATTTCTATCGTCATTGCACGCGTCTTCACAGTAGCGGGTATGCCACCGCTTAA
- a CDS encoding DUF6519 domain-containing protein, translating to MRGDFSRIRFNPAKNYTAVLEQQGRVALDADANEQRDIDSYLRTTETVDIIGEYGGPEGDDGFAISINDGKLQFSAGRYYVDGLLCEATSDGDFDSQPFLIQPEYTAAELLRMLLDTQGSSSLLVWLEVWERFVTAREDSCLLEPALGQAAETTARRQTVWRVVAELGISNQLNGSCCDGMYRQRLQLLPPKMAAQTNPSSDTCGCDPVASSGYVGLENQLYRVEIHQAGDVSTATFKWSRENGSVVASVISVQGADISVDSLGPDSNLGFAPNQWVEISDDSNLFGPDPNVSGALYQIKSIDIANRTLTMFTTVLPVDTTKNARVRRWDQSGTSAASNGVLLGGGAWVALENGIEVSFQKGTFRAGDAWTVPARAATGAIEWPPCGSNGELYQFAHRAKITRAPLACITLGTANITYTHLQQGGFQVSDCRRIFPPLTGLTVAKPAMHVTKTSWQNDSLMSIDQLAANGLEVDLDVALTSPVSAAVFVVTMEIVPNYDQKPTQNPIAIRQPLIVDGAITSAGNTLSWQVAKNPQMLNYLNTLLTTEARFNAYARVRVRLLGNRIFGVSGSNTVYLDGETFAVAVTQADGSQRLDLQLPSGNNDAAADFESWFYLSAALVLKSVAPNYAAYTLVVNALNVVTAVQTIATAGIPPQTVSPLIFVTLSIPAPAGGATVNLSLAGNAQVAVLAANSVVIPAGSSTGQVAITVKSNPGPTTISFTVTAALSSLPNDTQTATFTITGAQVPIIIR from the coding sequence ATGAGAGGCGACTTTAGCCGGATCCGATTTAACCCGGCAAAAAACTATACAGCTGTCCTTGAACAACAAGGCCGTGTTGCACTCGACGCGGATGCGAATGAGCAGCGTGACATTGACTCGTATCTCCGAACCACAGAGACCGTTGACATTATTGGAGAGTACGGCGGCCCGGAAGGTGATGATGGCTTTGCCATCTCTATCAACGATGGCAAGCTTCAGTTCAGCGCCGGACGTTATTACGTTGATGGCCTGCTCTGCGAAGCGACGAGCGATGGCGATTTCGACAGCCAACCGTTCCTGATTCAACCGGAATACACCGCCGCCGAATTGCTGCGAATGCTCCTTGATACGCAAGGCAGTTCATCGCTTCTTGTGTGGCTTGAAGTGTGGGAACGATTTGTAACCGCACGTGAAGACTCTTGCCTGTTGGAGCCCGCACTTGGGCAGGCGGCTGAGACCACAGCGCGACGGCAAACAGTGTGGCGTGTTGTTGCTGAGTTGGGTATATCCAACCAATTGAATGGCAGTTGCTGCGATGGGATGTACCGTCAGCGCTTGCAGCTTCTTCCTCCGAAGATGGCGGCACAGACGAACCCCTCATCGGATACCTGTGGATGTGATCCGGTCGCCTCTAGCGGATACGTTGGCTTGGAGAACCAGCTTTATCGTGTAGAAATTCATCAGGCTGGTGACGTCTCAACCGCCACGTTTAAATGGTCGCGCGAAAACGGCTCCGTAGTCGCGAGCGTTATCTCGGTTCAAGGCGCTGACATTAGCGTTGATTCGTTAGGACCTGACAGCAATCTCGGTTTTGCGCCCAATCAGTGGGTGGAGATTTCGGACGATAGCAATCTGTTTGGGCCTGATCCCAATGTTAGCGGGGCGCTTTACCAGATAAAGAGCATTGATATTGCAAACCGCACACTAACTATGTTCACAACGGTTCTTCCGGTGGATACCACGAAGAACGCACGCGTGCGGCGGTGGGATCAGTCCGGAACCAGTGCTGCCTCGAACGGAGTGTTGCTTGGTGGTGGCGCTTGGGTTGCGTTGGAGAACGGAATTGAAGTGAGTTTTCAGAAGGGAACGTTTCGTGCAGGCGATGCGTGGACTGTCCCTGCGCGAGCTGCAACTGGAGCCATCGAATGGCCGCCGTGTGGTTCGAACGGAGAGTTATATCAATTCGCTCATAGGGCAAAGATTACGCGGGCACCGTTGGCTTGCATCACGCTTGGAACAGCTAACATTACTTATACCCATCTGCAACAGGGTGGCTTTCAAGTGTCCGATTGCCGCCGAATCTTTCCACCACTCACTGGGCTTACCGTTGCAAAGCCAGCGATGCATGTGACGAAAACAAGCTGGCAAAACGATAGCCTTATGAGTATTGACCAGCTCGCTGCTAACGGCCTTGAAGTGGATCTGGATGTTGCCCTGACGTCTCCAGTATCTGCTGCGGTCTTCGTTGTAACCATGGAAATCGTTCCGAATTACGACCAGAAACCGACGCAAAATCCAATTGCGATTCGCCAACCGCTGATTGTTGACGGTGCTATTACGTCTGCAGGGAACACTCTCTCGTGGCAGGTGGCTAAGAATCCCCAGATGCTGAATTACCTTAATACCTTGCTGACGACAGAGGCAAGATTCAATGCATACGCACGGGTGCGTGTCCGCTTGCTCGGTAACCGCATCTTCGGTGTTTCGGGCAGCAATACCGTGTATCTGGACGGAGAAACGTTTGCTGTTGCGGTGACACAAGCGGACGGATCACAGCGTTTGGACTTGCAGCTTCCCTCCGGAAACAATGATGCCGCGGCTGATTTCGAAAGCTGGTTTTATCTTTCCGCTGCATTAGTTCTGAAGTCAGTCGCGCCAAATTATGCGGCGTACACCCTCGTCGTCAATGCCCTCAATGTTGTTACCGCTGTTCAAACAATAGCGACTGCGGGGATCCCTCCACAGACTGTGTCCCCGCTAATCTTTGTCACTCTAAGCATCCCTGCACCGGCGGGAGGTGCAACGGTAAACCTGAGCCTCGCGGGAAATGCGCAAGTGGCTGTGTTGGCTGCAAACTCCGTCGTTATCCCGGCTGGTTCCAGCACTGGGCAGGTTGCCATCACGGTAAAGAGCAATCCTGGCCCGACAACCATTTCTTTTACCGTGACGGCAGCGCTGAGCTCCTTGCCAAACGATACGCAAACTGCGACGTTCACGATCACTGGCGCGCAGGTGCCGATCATTATCCGTTGA
- a CDS encoding putative baseplate assembly protein, with the protein MSAALSDTSLPALQGLTTRDSADFTMALLDGWAVSLDVLTFYQERLANEAYLRTAVQGRSIFELTRLVGYVPSPGVAASAVLAFTLNSAPGAPESVVIPAGTRAQSIPAPGGLPQVFETGADLQAHIGWNELPALASLPWSLAGGDTRTCLAGVSTGLQTGDALLFVAATNGLPSATGPADLRIVTAVEVKSSDGITEVSWDRALSSFNAGSGADQVVVYALRKKASLFGSQAPNPLLFTPGGITSSPGYPSSPQTDWQFQYTSGSSEVYLDSQYAGLVPSGENPQWAVLSGGGSTALLQVNGVRDLNPNLYTLTSKSTALKFSSYAVIEGAAATSLDSLLGTVVSFSRTATVYAASGQLTVANLPLRAPYVESASLPPYALDADMLVPVSGSTLTITGGQGIAEGVPIVVQGKAVRLRVLFAGSSSFVPKDTATNQAVTDNQVYLVNAYQPATEGGGTAWQVSTVSGIAGTLHLVDGSGFRLEASSSDDAVVGEAARVASVTIQGDVATLQLVSDLQGIYDVKTVTVNANTMDATHGETVHEILGNGDGTNPTLLFTLKQTPLTYVSSDSGGGITSTLQIWVNSQKWTEVANFMTSGPADRVYVTGADQSGNTFVQFGDGLRGARTPTGQSNIRAVYRKGIGSAGMVSAGQISQLLDRPQGLKGVANPSGATGGADPATPADARTSAPLPTLTLGRVVTLEDFQAYSSAFPGIGKALAVWSWLGRERGILVTISGANGTSLTSDDPVALHLLDDLRNYGTGRIPVRVVPYRPVLFSIAAGLKIDTTQYAVDDVTAQVWASLQQVFSFANREFQQGVAASDVIERIQNCTGVQAVQLQGLYRSGNDLGIPISGMLRASGPTTTQNSALVGAELLLLDPASRAGLGGWQ; encoded by the coding sequence ATGAGTGCAGCGCTTTCCGATACAAGCCTTCCGGCATTGCAAGGGCTAACAACACGTGACAGTGCCGACTTCACGATGGCGCTGCTGGATGGCTGGGCAGTGTCATTGGATGTGCTGACGTTTTATCAGGAACGACTAGCCAACGAAGCTTATCTCCGAACAGCAGTGCAGGGGCGTTCGATCTTTGAGCTTACTCGGTTGGTTGGGTATGTTCCATCGCCTGGAGTTGCGGCGTCAGCTGTACTCGCATTCACGCTAAACAGCGCGCCGGGAGCACCGGAGTCCGTGGTGATCCCTGCAGGTACACGTGCGCAGAGCATTCCTGCACCGGGAGGTTTGCCGCAGGTGTTTGAGACAGGAGCTGACCTGCAAGCGCACATTGGGTGGAATGAGTTGCCAGCGTTGGCATCTCTGCCTTGGAGCTTGGCGGGAGGCGATACGCGAACCTGTTTGGCGGGTGTGAGCACAGGCTTACAAACGGGCGATGCCTTGCTATTTGTTGCGGCAACCAACGGTCTCCCAAGTGCAACAGGGCCTGCTGATTTACGCATCGTTACTGCAGTCGAGGTAAAGAGCAGCGACGGTATTACTGAGGTGAGTTGGGATCGGGCGCTGTCGTCCTTTAACGCAGGATCGGGTGCGGATCAGGTTGTGGTGTATGCATTGCGTAAGAAGGCTTCGTTATTTGGATCACAGGCACCCAATCCTCTTCTGTTTACTCCTGGAGGCATCACAAGTTCGCCTGGATATCCTTCAAGCCCTCAGACGGATTGGCAGTTTCAGTACACGAGTGGAAGTAGTGAAGTGTATTTGGACAGTCAATATGCAGGGCTTGTTCCTTCCGGCGAGAACCCGCAGTGGGCGGTGTTGTCGGGAGGTGGAAGTACAGCGTTGCTGCAAGTCAACGGAGTTCGCGATCTTAATCCGAATCTATACACACTGACTTCTAAATCCACTGCGTTGAAGTTTTCTTCCTATGCAGTGATAGAGGGCGCTGCTGCTACTTCCCTGGATAGTCTGCTCGGCACAGTTGTTTCGTTCTCAAGGACAGCAACTGTGTATGCGGCTAGCGGACAACTTACCGTTGCAAATCTTCCGTTAAGAGCTCCCTATGTAGAATCTGCATCGCTACCGCCGTACGCGTTGGACGCAGATATGCTTGTCCCTGTCTCTGGTAGCACGCTTACGATTACTGGTGGCCAAGGCATTGCGGAGGGCGTGCCTATTGTAGTCCAAGGTAAAGCTGTACGCTTGCGCGTCTTATTTGCGGGCTCTTCAAGCTTTGTTCCGAAGGATACTGCCACAAACCAAGCAGTGACAGATAACCAGGTATATCTGGTGAATGCTTATCAACCCGCTACGGAAGGCGGTGGAACCGCGTGGCAGGTAAGTACAGTTAGCGGCATTGCAGGCACTCTGCATCTTGTGGACGGAAGCGGATTCCGTTTGGAAGCATCTTCGAGCGACGATGCTGTAGTGGGTGAAGCGGCCCGCGTTGCCTCTGTCACAATTCAGGGTGATGTAGCAACGCTACAACTCGTGTCTGATTTGCAGGGTATCTATGACGTCAAAACCGTAACTGTTAACGCCAACACAATGGACGCGACGCACGGCGAGACCGTCCATGAGATTCTGGGCAATGGTGATGGGACCAATCCCACGTTGTTATTCACGCTGAAGCAGACACCCCTCACATATGTAAGTTCCGATTCTGGCGGCGGGATCACATCCACGCTACAGATCTGGGTGAACAGTCAAAAGTGGACCGAGGTTGCGAACTTCATGACCTCTGGGCCTGCAGACCGCGTGTATGTGACCGGTGCCGACCAAAGTGGAAATACATTCGTGCAATTTGGCGATGGGCTCCGCGGCGCGCGCACACCCACAGGTCAATCAAACATCCGTGCGGTATATCGCAAGGGAATTGGCTCTGCAGGAATGGTAAGTGCAGGTCAAATTTCACAGTTGCTGGATCGGCCGCAAGGGCTGAAGGGAGTTGCGAATCCAAGCGGAGCCACAGGTGGAGCTGATCCTGCGACGCCAGCCGATGCTAGGACCTCAGCACCGCTGCCGACTCTGACACTTGGACGGGTGGTCACGCTGGAGGACTTCCAGGCATACTCTAGCGCGTTCCCGGGCATTGGAAAAGCCTTGGCAGTATGGAGCTGGTTGGGCCGCGAGCGCGGTATCCTCGTGACCATTTCTGGAGCAAATGGAACATCACTGACTTCAGATGATCCTGTTGCTCTTCATCTGCTTGATGATCTTCGTAACTACGGGACGGGGCGCATCCCGGTCCGCGTGGTTCCGTATCGCCCTGTGCTCTTTTCGATTGCAGCAGGCTTAAAGATCGACACCACACAATACGCGGTAGATGATGTGACAGCTCAGGTATGGGCCTCGTTGCAACAGGTTTTCAGTTTTGCGAACCGCGAATTCCAGCAGGGAGTAGCCGCCAGCGATGTGATTGAACGCATACAAAACTGCACGGGCGTGCAGGCGGTTCAATTGCAAGGGCTATATCGCAGCGGTAATGACTTAGGTATTCCCATCAGTGGAATGTTGCGCGCGAGCGGACCAACCACCACACAGAACAGCGCGTTAGTAGGAGCAGAGTTGCTCTTGCTGGATCCCGCTTCCCGCGCAGGACTGGGGGGATGGCAATGA